A single genomic interval of Dysidea avara chromosome 8, odDysAvar1.4, whole genome shotgun sequence harbors:
- the LOC136265052 gene encoding uncharacterized protein — translation MSTAWLLVFAVVGACGKAPKLTSYNVDTSRITVSGLSSGGYFAVQFHVAYSKIIRGAGVIAGGPFWCAQANVAIATSSCMKQPDLISVAELVAITYSSAATGVVDSTSYLKNSQVYTISGERDTIVLPGVVKKLAEYYSEFVTEGNITSLYSLPAEHCFPTEDYGNACSYFGSPYINKCGFAAAREILLHMYPGSHQPLSSYQAENLYEFDQSEFYIEELTSMDTTGYIYVPTVCQSQRTPCKLHIAFHGCLQGKMYLQDEYPSHTGYAQNAEGLRTIVLFPQVINSTLNPKGCWDWWGYTSPAYLTSYNVDTSQITVSGFSSGGYFAVQFHVAYSKIIRGAGVIAGGPFWCAQNNLSIAFSSCMKQPELISVAQLVVKTYSLATTGDIDSTSYLKSSQVYTISGEYDDTITPGVVKKLAEYYSEFVTEGNINSIYTLPAEHCFPTEDYGNACGYLGSPYINKCGFAAAREILLHMYPGSHLSSPYINKCGLVAAQEILLHMYPGSHQPLSSYHAENLYEFDQSEFYIEELSSMDATGYIYVPTVCQSQRTPCKLHIAFHGCLQGKMYLQDEYPSHTGYAQNAEGLRTIVLFPQAINSTLNPNGCWDWWGFTSPAYASKLGLQMVAVRRMVERIAHI, via the exons ATgtccacagcttggctgttggtGTTTGCAGTGGTGGGAGCTTGCGGCAAAGCTCCAAAGTTAACTAGCTACAATGTGGACACTAGCCGAATAACCGTATCCGGTCTATCATCTGGAGGGTACTTCGCTGTGCAGTTCCACGTCGCCTACTCGAAGATAATTCGTGGAGCTGGGGTCATTGCTGGTGGACCATTCTGGTGTGCTCAAGCCAACGTGGCTATAGCGACAAGTTCGTGTATGAAACAACCGGATTTGATCTCTGTAGCCGAGCTGGTTGCTATAACATACTCGTCAGCTGCTACAGGCGTCGTTGATAGCACTAGCTACCTCAAAAACAGTCAAGTGTACACGATATCCGGTGAACGTGACACTATAGTGTTGCCTGGAGTTGTGAAGAAACTAGCAGAGTATTATTCCGAGTTTGTGACTGAAGGAAACATCACCTCACTGTATTCTCTACCTGCAGAGCATTGTTTCCCAACCGAGGATTATGGCAACGCCTGTAGCTACTTTGGTTCACCTTACATCAACAAGTGTGGGTTTGCTGCTGCCAGAGAGATATTGTTACACATGTACCCTGGCTCACACCAACCCTTATCTTCCTACCAAGCAGAGAACTTGTACGAATTTGACCAGTCAGAATTCTATATTGAAGAATTAACCAGTATGGACACAACTGGGTATATTTATGTTCCTACAGTTTGTCAGTCACAAAGGACACCTTGTAAACTACACATTGCTTTTCATGGGTGTCTGCAGGGGAAAATGTATTTACAAGATGAGTATCCGTCCCATACTGGATATGCTCAGAATGCAGAAGGATTACGAACCATTGTACTATTTCCTCAAGTTATCAACTCAACATTAAACCCAAAGGGATGTTGGGATTGGTGGGGTTATACATCACCAGCGTAT TTGACTAGCTACAATGTGGACACTAGCCAAATAACTGTATCCGGTTTTTCATCTGGAGGGTACTTCGCTGTGCAATTCCACGTCGCCTACTCGAAGATAATTCGTGGAGCTGGAGTCATTGCTGGGGGTCCGTTCTGGTGTGCTCAAAATAACCTATCTATCGCGTTTAGTTCGTGTATGAAACAACCAGAATTGATCTCTGTAGCTCAATTAGTAGTGAAAACGTATTCGTTGGCTACTACTGGCGACATTGATAGCACTAGCTACCTCAAAAGCAGTCAAGTGTACACGATATCCGGTGAATATGACGACACAATTACCCCTGGAGTTGTAAAGAAATTAGCTGAGTACTATTCTGAGTTTGTAACTGAAGGAAACATCAACTCTATATATACTCTACCAGCAGAACATTGTTTCCCAACTGAGGATTATGGTAATGCATGTGGCTACCTTGGTTCACCTTACATCAACAAGTGTGGATTTGCTGCTGCCCGAGAGATATTGTTGCACATGTACCCTGGCTCACACCTTAGTTCACCTTACATCAACAAGTGTGGGTTAGTTGCTGCCCAAGAGATATTATTACATATGTACCCTGGCTCACACCAACCCCTATCTTCCTACCATGCAGAGAATTTGTATGAATTTGACCAGTCAGAATTCTATATTGAAGAATTAAGTAGTATGGACGCAACTGGGTATATTTATGTTCCTACAGTTTGTCAGTCACAAAGGACACCTTGTAAACTACACATTGCTTTTCATGGGTGTCTACAGGGGAAAATGTATTTACAAGATGAGTATCCATCCCATACTGGATATGCTCAGAATGCAGAAGGATTACGAACCATTGTACTATTTCCTCAAGCCATCAACTCAACATTAAACCCAAATGGTTGCTGGGATTGGTGGGGCTTTACTTCACCAGCGTATGCTTCCAAACTTGGTCTTCAAATGGTAGCCGTTAGACGTATGGTGGAACGAATAGCTCACATTTAA
- the LOC136265047 gene encoding core-binding factor subunit beta-like isoform X2 yields MRRATRCKGCVLIEITRTMPRVVGDQKSKFETDELFKKLSQESDVKYTGCRDKPHEERKVKFREDLTNGTAFVSFVVTGTNLTLQLMPKALSGEKAENEEPPAESVDYHRDYGKVHMTSAFIFNGVCIKWVGWIDLHTLNGKAKLVFDAETAAEEDKLMREAMEQARERQRQFEESQRRWQEQMQLGATNNSATAEVQTQT; encoded by the exons ATGCGTAGAGCCACGAGGTGTAAGGGGTGCGTATTAATTGAAATAACGAGAACAATGCCGCGTGTTGTCGGAGATCAAAAATCAAAATTTGAGACAGATGAGCTATTTAAGAAGCTATCGCAGGAATCAGAT GTCAAGTACACTGGTTGTCGGGACAAGCCACATGAGGAGAGAAAAGTGAAGTTCCGGGAAGACCTCACCAATGGAACTGCGTTTGTG TCATTTGTAGTGACAGGGACCAACTTGACGCTGCAATTAATGCCTAAAGCATTAAGTGGAGAAAAGGCTGAAAATGAGGAGCCACCTGCAGAGAGTGTGGATTACCACAGAGACTATGGAAAG GTGCATATGACAAGTGCATTCATTTTTAATGGGGTGTGTATTAAATGGGTTGGATGGATAGACCTACATACACTTAATGGCAAGGCAAAGCTGGTATTTGATGCTGAGACTGCAGCA GAAGAAGACAAGTTGATGAGGGAGGCTATGGAGCAGGCAAGAGAGAGGCAGAGACAGTTTGAGGAGTCACAGCGACGCTGGCAGGAGCAGATGCAGCTGGGGGCAACTAACAACAGTGCCACTGCTGAA GTCCAGACCCAAACATGA
- the LOC136265047 gene encoding core-binding factor subunit beta-like isoform X1 translates to MRRATRCKGCVLIEITRTMPRVVGDQKSKFETDELFKKLSQESDVKYTGCRDKPHEERKVKFREDLTNGTAFVSFVVTGTNLTLQLMPKALSGEKAENEEPPAESVDYHRDYGKVHMTSAFIFNGVCIKWVGWIDLHTLNGKAKLVFDAETAAEEDKLMREAMEQARERQRQFEESQRRWQEQMQLGATNNSATAEVSNGKLEMVQTQT, encoded by the exons ATGCGTAGAGCCACGAGGTGTAAGGGGTGCGTATTAATTGAAATAACGAGAACAATGCCGCGTGTTGTCGGAGATCAAAAATCAAAATTTGAGACAGATGAGCTATTTAAGAAGCTATCGCAGGAATCAGAT GTCAAGTACACTGGTTGTCGGGACAAGCCACATGAGGAGAGAAAAGTGAAGTTCCGGGAAGACCTCACCAATGGAACTGCGTTTGTG TCATTTGTAGTGACAGGGACCAACTTGACGCTGCAATTAATGCCTAAAGCATTAAGTGGAGAAAAGGCTGAAAATGAGGAGCCACCTGCAGAGAGTGTGGATTACCACAGAGACTATGGAAAG GTGCATATGACAAGTGCATTCATTTTTAATGGGGTGTGTATTAAATGGGTTGGATGGATAGACCTACATACACTTAATGGCAAGGCAAAGCTGGTATTTGATGCTGAGACTGCAGCA GAAGAAGACAAGTTGATGAGGGAGGCTATGGAGCAGGCAAGAGAGAGGCAGAGACAGTTTGAGGAGTCACAGCGACGCTGGCAGGAGCAGATGCAGCTGGGGGCAACTAACAACAGTGCCACTGCTGAAGTGAGTAATGGGAAACTAGAAATG GTCCAGACCCAAACATGA
- the LOC136265020 gene encoding bromodomain-containing protein 7-like, with the protein MGKKHKRHRKHVRFQGVSQEKEVELGGLSSLKVSIPLSLLPGYKQTLSTSDTGSNQPDLSCTIHIQKADLSTFVIPKKKESHDPHHHVKKHKKKKHHHHDDKFDPGHHHDDVTQFKSSQSESSSSVEQKTPTKDVSSTLRKLSIVIPALKNIPKVPVSTPPVQESPTVAESDGKRARRVVPTQQISVNELLASKLPVSQLIQPVQQVSHPIQPVSQPAQPVSHPTQLVSQSVSHSDTNEALKTDIKFALKTIHYQLEKKDPQGIFAEPVTDTIAPGYSSIIQRPMDFSTMSKKIDDLQYQSVNDYKEDFMLMCGNCMTYNPEGTIFYQAAKKLLASGLKLISKEEAKMDSLLNVAKTTIESHSRSSTPLSFSKPRVSPAPVSVEHPEIGPLVCRIPLNLLQHKYLLPSTAVTQQESLSLPPADAPRSLDTISLSSTAQWVAESMSAPSLTYHDNNLTKLRVGWDSDGDSSNSEDDEGSHSEVLEQLQAAAESVHEEVLSSSEPFVDLAYLDTSEAGKAILNILNPDGDAAQNMRLVDTSQLEAVITEGEEANKKLELEHSRHKTTPVAYLMYGPYGSFAPYFDSSFATLTRMDSSLLYSVYGDDMGVTYAHSLQRFVRGTGSFSCEMAEAILNGLTNNKHRLLKEKLSEQRDKLFSISQQQQQQGDSKEDTGSSTSDTPQTSTSDDAATTQVMQPPGTSGLSTAITTAAAAAAAAAATTSGAIVFPSTVTALNSESKEKVLPPPVPSSTVLEQNVEALLRLQQLQNERLSGGGILKATNVVPTSSEAKTALQVVENLKQLVSEATPGDIASVKALQTAMGVTMPTTINSTTIPKLQNT; encoded by the exons ATGGGCAAGAAACACAAGAGGCATAGAAAACACGTCAGGTTCCAAGGTGTCTCACAAGAGAAAG AGGTTGAGCTTGGTGGGCTTAGCTCCCTAAAGGTGTCCATTCCGTTAAGTTTATTACCTGGATACAAGCAGACCCTGTCAACTAGCGACACTGGTTCTAATCAGCCAGATCTGAGCTGTACCATACACATACAAAAAGCTGACTTGTCAACATTTGTAATCCCTAAGAAGAAAGAATCACATGACCCACACCATCATGTCAAGAAacataagaaaaagaagcaccATCATCATGATGACAAGTTTGATCCTGGGCATCACCATGATGACGTGACACAATTCAAAAGTAGCCAATCTGAGAGTAGTAGCTCAGTTGAACAAAAGACACCTACGAAAGACGTCTCCAGTACTCTTAGGAAGTTATCCATAGTAATACCAGCTTTGAAGAACATCCCTAAAGTACCAGTCAGTACTCCTCCAGTACAAGAGTCACCCACTGTGGCTGAATCTGATGGAAAAAGAGCCAGGAGGGTTGTGCCAACTCAGCAAATTTCTGTCAATGAGTTGCTTGCCTCCAA GTTACCAGTCAGTCAACTAATACAACCTGTTCAACAGGTTAGCCATCCAATTCAACCAGTCAGCCAGCCTGCTCAACCAGTTAGCCATCCAACCCAACTGGTTAGCCAGTCAGTTAGTCACTCAGATACTAATG AAGCTTTGAAAACTGACATCAAATTTGCACTGAAGACTATTCATTATCAATTAGAAAA GAAGGACCCTCAGGGCATATTTGCTGAACCAGTGACAGACACCATAGCCCCAGGTTACTCCAGTATCATACAGCGTCCAATGGATTTCTCCACAATGTCTAAGAAGATTGATGATCTGCAATACCAGTCTGTAAATGATTATAAG GAGGACTTTATGCTCATGTGTGGAaattgtatgacttataaccCTGAGGGTACAATATTCTACCAAGCTGCTAAGAAATTACTAGCCTCAGGCCTGAAGCTGATATCCAAG GAAGAGGCTAAGATGGATTCACTGCTTAATGTAGCAAAGACCACCATTGAAAGCCACTCTAGAAGCAGCACACCACTGTCATTCAGTAAACCACGTGTCTCCCCAGCTCCTGTCAGTGTTGAACATCCAGAAATAGGCCCCTTAGTTTGTCGAATACCTCTAAATTTGCTACAACATAAGTACTTGTTGCCTTCCACTGCTGTGACGCAGCAAGAATCTCTGTCTCTTCCACCAGCTGATGCCCCACGATCACTTGATACAATATCTCTATCCAGTACTGCTCAATGGGTGGCAGAGAGTATGTCTGCACCATCCCTCACATACCATGACAATAATTTGACAAAGTTACGTGTTGGTTGGGACAGTGATGGTGACTCAAGCAATAGTGAAGATGATGAAGGGAGCCATAGTGAAGTGTTGGAACAGTTGCAAGCTGCTGCTGAGTCTGTCCATGAAGAAGTATTGTCTTCAAGTGAACCCTTTGTTGAT TTAGCTTACCTTGACACTAGTGAGGCAGGGAAGGCCATCTTGAATATACTCAATCCTGATGGGGACGCTGCCCAGAATATGAGATTGGTGGACACTAGTCAGTTGGAGGCTGTCATCACTGAAGGAGAAGAGGCTAATAAAAAATTAGAACTGGAACACTCACGGCACAAGACCAcccctg TTGCTTATCTGATGTATGGACCTTATGGATCATTTGCTCCATATTTTGACTCATCATTTGCCACTCTCACCAGAATGGACTCCTCCTTGCTCTACTCAGTCTATGGTGATGACATGGGAGTGACGTATGCTCACAG TTTACAGAGATTTGTGAGAGGGACTGGTTCATTTTCCTGTGAAATGGCAGAGGCCATTTTGAATGGATTGACCAATAACAAGCACAGACTACTGAAGGAGAAGCTGTCAGAGCAACGAGACAAGTTATTTAGCATatcacaacaacagcagcaacaaggGGACAGCAAAGAGGATACTGGCAGTAGTACGTCAGACACACCACAGACATCAACAAGTGACGACGCAGCTACTACACAAGTAATGCAACCACCAGGTACTAGTGGCCTATCTACTGCCAttactactgctgctgctgctgctgctgctgctgctgctaccacTAGTGGTGCCATTGTATTTCCCTCAACAGTGACTGCTTTGAACTCTGAGAGTAAAGAGAA GGTGCTGCCACCTCCGGTGCCATCAAGTACAGTGCTAGAACAGAATGTGGAGGCCCTGCTGCGTTTGCAGCAGCTCCAGAATGAAAGACTCTCTGGTGGTGGTATATTGAAGGCTACTAATGTTGTGCCAACTTCATCAGAAGCCAAAACTG cGTTGCAAGTTGTGGAGAATCTCAAGCAACTTGTGTCTGAG GCCACCCCTGGGGATATTGCGTCAGTGAAAGCACTACAAACTGCAATGGGCGTCACCATGCCAACCACAattaacagtactaccatacccaAACTCCAAAATACATga
- the LOC136265050 gene encoding coactosin-like protein, with protein MASQAAVKLFQGEHEEAKAKYEEVRADDNEIAWVAYKYNGKVLEAAGSGDNTEKALGNQDLFSDDDRVYAYLRFETGDEMSRRAKFALLTWIGSKVGALKKAAVSTDKAFVKEIFVEFGKEFLCDARNELSYDKILKDLEKASGAAYGTGRR; from the exons ATGGCATCGCAAGCAGCAGTAAAGTTGTTTCAAGGGGAACATGAGGAAGCTAAGGCGAAGTACGAGGAGGTTCGCGCAGACGATAACGAAATAGCATG GGTTGCTTATAAGTATAACGGGAAAGTACTGGAAGCTGCTGGAAGCGGGGATAACACTGAAAAGGCGCTAGGGAATCAAGACCTTTTTTCGG ATGACGATAGGGTTTATGCATACCTTCGCTTTGAGACCGGAGATGAAATGAGTCGGAGAGCTAAATTTGCCTTGTTGACATGGATCGGTTCAAAAGTTGGGGCCTTGAAGAAAGCAGCTGTCAGCACCGATAAAGCATTTGTGAAAGAGATCTTCGTG GAATTTGGCAAAGAGTTCCTCTGTGATGCAAGAAATGAGTTAAGTTATGACAAGATTTTGAAAGACCTAGAAAAGGCTAGTGGAGCAGCCTATGGTACTGGCCGTCGCTGA